In one window of Rhodopseudomonas palustris HaA2 DNA:
- a CDS encoding cytochrome c: MVRRFGPAVVVIAIIVAAALWFLTAPETIAASALPSRTPDLANGKTVFDAAGCASCHATPNQDDRTRLGGGLAMPSPFGTFHVPNISPDAKDGIGQWREADFVTAVMKGTSPDGAHLYPAFPYPSYAIARLDDVRDLFGYIKTLPAVSGQAQPHDLPFPFSLRRAVGLWKLLFFDDTPFTPDPSQTAQWNRGAYLVNGFGHCAECHSPRNFLGGLVTSQRFAGGPDPEGKGWVPNITRKGLDWSESDIAYFLESGMTPEGDSAGGSMARVIRNTSQMSSEDRRAMAVYVKSLPPVDGPSRPPRTK; encoded by the coding sequence GTGGTTCGACGATTTGGTCCAGCCGTCGTTGTGATCGCGATCATCGTTGCCGCGGCATTGTGGTTCCTGACCGCACCGGAAACGATCGCCGCCAGCGCATTGCCATCGCGGACACCGGATCTCGCGAACGGCAAGACCGTGTTCGATGCCGCAGGCTGCGCCTCCTGCCATGCCACGCCGAATCAGGACGATCGCACCCGACTCGGCGGCGGACTGGCGATGCCGTCGCCGTTCGGCACCTTCCACGTCCCGAATATTTCGCCCGATGCGAAGGACGGGATCGGGCAATGGCGCGAGGCGGATTTCGTCACCGCGGTGATGAAGGGCACGTCACCCGACGGGGCGCATCTGTATCCGGCTTTCCCATACCCGTCTTACGCGATAGCGCGGCTCGACGACGTCCGTGACCTGTTCGGCTATATCAAGACCCTGCCGGCGGTGTCCGGGCAGGCGCAGCCGCACGACCTGCCGTTTCCGTTCAGCCTGCGCCGTGCCGTCGGGCTGTGGAAGCTGCTGTTCTTCGACGATACGCCATTCACGCCGGACCCTTCGCAGACCGCGCAATGGAATCGCGGTGCCTATCTCGTCAACGGGTTCGGCCATTGCGCCGAATGCCACAGCCCGCGCAATTTCCTCGGCGGCCTCGTGACGTCGCAGCGCTTCGCCGGCGGGCCCGATCCGGAAGGCAAGGGCTGGGTGCCGAACATCACCCGGAAGGGCCTGGACTGGAGCGAGAGCGACATCGCCTACTTCCTCGAAAGCGGCATGACGCCCGAGGGCGACAGCGCCGGCGGCTCGATGGCGCGGGTGATCCGCAACACCTCGCAAATGAGCTCCGAAGATCGCCGTGCGATGGCCGTCTATGTGAAGTCGCTGCCGCCGGTCGACGGGCCGTCACGGCCGCCGCGGACGAAGTGA
- a CDS encoding Lrp/AsnC ligand binding domain-containing protein, whose product MVPFFVQFKCELGQSYAVANAIAEAEIASEIYSTAGDYDLLVKFYVDRATDIGHFVNEKVQVIPGIKDTHTIITFKAFGPK is encoded by the coding sequence ATGGTCCCGTTTTTCGTTCAGTTCAAATGCGAGCTCGGCCAATCCTATGCGGTCGCCAACGCGATCGCCGAGGCCGAGATCGCATCGGAGATTTATTCGACTGCCGGCGACTACGATCTGCTGGTGAAGTTCTATGTCGACCGTGCCACCGACATCGGCCATTTCGTCAATGAGAAGGTTCAGGTGATCCCGGGCATCAAGGACACCCACACCATCATCACCTTCAAGGCCTTCGGCCCGAAATAG
- the thiD gene encoding bifunctional hydroxymethylpyrimidine kinase/phosphomethylpyrimidine kinase produces MAIPIALTIAGSDSGGGAGIQADLKSFAANGVYGASVITALTAQNTLGVSAIHDVPAAFVTAQIDAVFGDLAIAAVKIGMVSQRPVIDAIVAGLDRWAARNVVLDPVMVATSGDRLIADDCVEALRGALIPRARIITPNLPEAAALLGEAVAADQAAIESQGRRLLALGCGAVLIKGGHGVGPTSTDYLFSAAGMLTLAAPRVDTRNTHGTGCSLSSAIAANLAKGEELDTAVGHAKAWVSEAIAAADRLDVGKGHGPIHHFYAFH; encoded by the coding sequence ATGGCAATTCCGATCGCACTGACGATCGCCGGATCCGACTCCGGTGGCGGCGCGGGGATCCAGGCCGATCTCAAATCCTTCGCCGCCAATGGCGTCTACGGCGCCTCGGTGATCACCGCGCTGACCGCGCAGAACACGCTGGGCGTGAGCGCCATCCACGACGTGCCGGCCGCGTTCGTCACCGCGCAGATCGATGCTGTGTTCGGCGATCTCGCGATCGCGGCTGTGAAGATCGGCATGGTGTCGCAGCGGCCGGTGATCGATGCGATCGTCGCTGGTCTCGACCGTTGGGCGGCGCGCAATGTCGTGCTCGACCCGGTGATGGTGGCGACCTCCGGCGACCGGCTGATCGCGGACGACTGCGTCGAGGCCTTGCGCGGCGCGCTGATCCCGCGGGCCCGGATCATCACCCCGAACCTGCCGGAGGCGGCGGCGCTGCTGGGCGAGGCGGTGGCGGCCGATCAGGCGGCGATCGAAAGCCAGGGAAGGCGGCTGCTGGCGCTGGGATGCGGCGCGGTGCTGATCAAAGGAGGCCACGGCGTCGGGCCGACCAGCACCGACTATCTGTTCAGCGCGGCCGGCATGCTGACGCTGGCGGCGCCGCGCGTCGACACCAGGAACACCCACGGCACCGGCTGCTCGCTGTCGTCCGCCATCGCGGCGAATCTGGCCAAGGGCGAGGAACTCGACACGGCGGTGGGGCACGCGAAGGCCTGGGTCAGCGAAGCGATTGCCGCGGCCGATCGGCTCGACGTCGGCAAAGGCCACGGCCCGATCCATCATTTCTACGCGTTCCACTGA
- the gntA gene encoding guanitoxin biosynthesis heme-dependent pre-guanitoxin N-hydroxylase GntA: protein MTPPSLEDEFRNFIHAADFPCVGAKSALSKGTLHVLVARDIRSNWDDRRIYDGITRVVRDYRENRALFQSFAVIFEGPTDIDEQAFEKFLWARAESLTNKDTWLGRPHDERVSSDPGDPHFSLSFGEEAFFIVGLHPNASRPARRFERPVLVFNLHDQFEQLREMGRYERLRAKIIERDVALAGSPNPMLARHGETSEARQYSGRAVAEQEWVCPFNPVDRV from the coding sequence ATGACGCCGCCGAGTTTAGAAGACGAGTTTCGCAATTTCATTCACGCCGCCGACTTTCCATGCGTCGGGGCGAAATCTGCGCTTTCGAAGGGAACGCTGCATGTTCTGGTCGCGCGGGACATCCGGTCCAATTGGGACGATCGACGCATCTACGACGGCATCACCCGCGTCGTACGCGATTATCGGGAGAATCGCGCGCTGTTCCAGAGCTTTGCCGTGATCTTCGAGGGACCTACCGATATCGACGAACAAGCGTTCGAAAAATTTCTGTGGGCCCGGGCGGAAAGTCTCACCAACAAGGATACCTGGCTCGGCAGGCCTCACGACGAGCGTGTCAGCAGCGATCCGGGCGACCCGCATTTCTCGCTCTCGTTCGGCGAGGAAGCGTTCTTCATCGTCGGTCTGCACCCGAATGCCAGCCGCCCCGCGCGTCGGTTCGAGCGGCCGGTGCTGGTGTTCAACCTTCACGATCAGTTCGAGCAGTTGCGCGAGATGGGGCGATACGAACGGTTGCGCGCGAAGATCATCGAGCGCGACGTGGCTTTGGCCGGCTCGCCGAACCCGATGCTCGCGCGACACGGCGAGACTTCGGAAGCCCGTCAGTACAGCGGTCGCGCCGTGGCCGAGCAAGAGTGGGTGTGTCCGTTCAATCCGGTGGACCGCGTATGA
- a CDS encoding DUF1989 domain-containing protein — MTAPTTIPPRSGTAFRLAEGQVLTVIDPQGEQVSDLVAFNAHDLGEAISSGRSLDYASKLYLTAGDPIYSNRSNVMLRIVEDTVGRHDFLLTPCSKETFKIIYNDENPHHGCFGNLEIALAPFGIGPDSIPVAFNCFMNVVIAPATGAFTVEAPLSRAGDFVKFRAEMDLIIGLTACSALQSNNYAFKPIDYRVDRAG, encoded by the coding sequence ATGACCGCTCCGACGACGATCCCGCCGCGGTCGGGCACTGCGTTCCGGCTCGCCGAGGGACAAGTCCTCACGGTGATCGATCCGCAGGGTGAGCAGGTGTCCGATCTCGTCGCGTTCAATGCGCACGACCTCGGCGAGGCCATCTCTTCCGGCCGAAGTCTCGACTACGCCAGCAAACTGTATCTGACCGCCGGGGATCCGATCTATTCCAACCGCAGCAACGTGATGCTGCGCATCGTCGAGGACACGGTCGGACGCCACGATTTCCTGCTGACGCCGTGCTCGAAGGAGACCTTCAAGATCATCTACAACGACGAGAATCCGCATCACGGATGTTTCGGCAATCTCGAAATCGCGTTGGCGCCGTTCGGGATCGGTCCGGATTCGATCCCGGTCGCCTTCAATTGTTTCATGAACGTGGTGATCGCACCAGCGACCGGCGCCTTCACCGTCGAGGCGCCGCTCAGCCGCGCCGGTGACTTCGTCAAGTTTCGGGCGGAGATGGACCTGATCATCGGCCTGACGGCTTGCTCGGCGCTGCAGTCCAACAACTACGCCTTCAAACCGATCGACTATCGGGTCGATCGGGCAGGGTGA
- a CDS encoding class I SAM-dependent methyltransferase, whose protein sequence is MTPDLDKSLVETAYARWAPIYDAVCGPVMVKGRRAAAAEARAQGGKILEVGVGTGLSFDDYDASTEITGIDLSTPMLEKARAKMATGRYPWVKDVRRMDAHAMEFADATFDCVVAQFVITLVENPEQVLSECHRVVKPGGRIILVNHLYSEVGVAAAVERWAAQKTRGLGLRPEFPFARLQAWAQANSDAILVERRKIKPFGIYTLVCFERAGPSLAA, encoded by the coding sequence ATGACGCCTGATCTCGACAAATCCCTGGTTGAAACCGCCTACGCCCGCTGGGCGCCGATCTACGACGCGGTATGCGGGCCGGTGATGGTCAAGGGGCGTCGGGCGGCGGCCGCCGAGGCGCGCGCGCAGGGCGGCAAGATCCTCGAAGTCGGCGTCGGCACCGGGCTGTCGTTCGACGATTACGACGCCTCGACCGAGATTACCGGGATCGATCTCAGCACGCCGATGCTGGAAAAGGCCCGCGCCAAGATGGCGACCGGTCGCTATCCGTGGGTCAAGGACGTGCGCCGGATGGACGCGCACGCCATGGAGTTCGCCGACGCGACCTTCGACTGCGTCGTGGCGCAGTTCGTGATCACGCTGGTCGAAAACCCCGAACAGGTGCTGTCGGAGTGCCACCGCGTGGTCAAGCCGGGCGGCCGTATCATCCTGGTCAATCATTTGTATTCGGAAGTTGGCGTCGCCGCCGCGGTCGAGCGCTGGGCGGCGCAGAAGACGCGCGGATTGGGGCTGCGCCCCGAGTTTCCATTCGCGCGGCTGCAGGCCTGGGCGCAGGCCAACAGCGACGCGATCCTGGTCGAGCGGCGCAAGATCAAGCCGTTCGGTATCTACACGCTGGTGTGCTTCGAACGAGCCGGCCCCTCGCTGGCGGCGTGA
- a CDS encoding UDP-2,3-diacylglucosamine diphosphatase, giving the protein MSDDGPERRFRTLFISDVHLGARGSQTHLLLDFLRVHDADTIYLVGDIIDGWALKSSWYWPQSHNDFAQKLLRKARKGARVIYIPGNHDEFLRSYYGTHFGGIEVAESAIHTGVDGRRYLVIHGDMFDLVVQNARWLAHVGDKAYDLAIRLNRIVNALRRWFGVPYWSLSQWAKHKVKNAVNYIGAFEQTLAQEARRHGTEGVICGHIHTAAIRDDHGIRYMNCGDWVESCTALAENEDGRFEIITWTDPLKRNLPVPTVAARAA; this is encoded by the coding sequence ATGAGCGACGACGGTCCGGAACGGCGTTTCCGTACACTTTTCATTTCAGACGTCCATCTCGGCGCGCGCGGCTCGCAGACGCATCTGCTGCTGGATTTCCTCCGCGTTCATGATGCCGATACGATCTATCTGGTCGGTGACATCATCGATGGTTGGGCGCTCAAATCGAGCTGGTACTGGCCGCAGTCGCACAACGACTTCGCCCAGAAGCTGCTGCGCAAGGCGCGCAAGGGCGCGCGCGTGATCTACATTCCCGGCAATCACGACGAGTTTCTGCGCTCCTATTACGGCACGCATTTCGGCGGCATCGAAGTTGCGGAAAGCGCGATCCATACCGGCGTCGACGGCCGCCGCTACCTGGTCATCCACGGCGACATGTTCGATCTCGTCGTGCAGAACGCGCGCTGGCTCGCCCATGTCGGCGACAAGGCCTATGATCTCGCGATCCGGCTGAACCGCATCGTCAATGCGTTACGGCGCTGGTTCGGCGTGCCGTATTGGTCGCTGTCGCAATGGGCCAAGCACAAGGTCAAGAACGCCGTCAACTACATCGGCGCGTTCGAGCAGACGCTGGCGCAGGAAGCGCGCCGCCACGGCACCGAGGGTGTGATCTGCGGCCACATCCACACCGCGGCGATCCGCGACGATCACGGCATCCGCTACATGAATTGCGGCGACTGGGTCGAGAGCTGCACGGCGCTCGCCGAGAACGAGGATGGCCGGTTCGAGATCATCACCTGGACCGATCCGCTCAAGCGCAATCTGCCGGTGCCGACGGTCGCGGCGCGTGCCGCCTGA
- a CDS encoding glycosyltransferase family 4 protein, with amino-acid sequence MRILIATDAWHPQVNGVVRTLTMMAEAAKSLGAEVTFLTPETFPTVRLPSYPDLRIAIPSPAKVARMITAAQADCIHIATEGPIGLAARRYCRKRGLRFTTSFHTRFPEYVSARAPIPESWVWSLLRWFHGASHAVMAATPALAEELRGRRFRNVVLWPRGVDAGLFHPRDGADLGLTRPVFLSVGRVAVEKNLEAFLALDLPGTKVVVGDGPARAALQRDFPQAVFLGAKQGEALAQVYAAADVFVFPSQTDTYGLVLLEALASGVPVAAFPVTGPRDVIGDAPVGVLSDDLRQACLGALNISRDACLDFAADHTWAASARAFIDNVTRVWMMDPGAALAESDAKARRLVA; translated from the coding sequence ATGCGCATCCTGATCGCGACTGACGCCTGGCATCCCCAGGTCAACGGCGTGGTGCGAACGCTGACCATGATGGCCGAGGCGGCGAAGTCGCTCGGCGCCGAGGTCACGTTCCTGACGCCGGAGACCTTCCCGACGGTGCGGCTGCCGAGCTACCCGGATCTGCGGATCGCCATTCCGAGCCCGGCGAAAGTCGCGCGGATGATCACCGCCGCGCAGGCCGACTGCATCCATATCGCGACCGAAGGGCCGATCGGCCTGGCGGCGCGGCGCTATTGCCGCAAGCGCGGCCTGCGCTTCACCACCAGCTTTCACACCCGGTTCCCCGAATACGTCTCGGCGCGGGCGCCGATCCCGGAGTCCTGGGTGTGGTCGCTGCTGCGCTGGTTTCACGGTGCCAGCCATGCGGTGATGGCGGCAACGCCGGCGCTGGCCGAAGAACTGCGCGGGCGGCGCTTCCGCAATGTGGTGCTGTGGCCGCGCGGCGTCGATGCCGGGCTGTTCCATCCGCGCGACGGCGCCGATCTCGGGCTGACGCGGCCGGTGTTCCTGTCGGTCGGCCGGGTCGCGGTCGAAAAGAACCTCGAGGCATTTCTGGCGCTCGATCTGCCCGGCACCAAGGTCGTGGTCGGCGACGGACCGGCGCGGGCGGCGCTGCAGCGCGACTTCCCGCAGGCGGTGTTCCTGGGCGCCAAGCAGGGCGAGGCGCTGGCGCAGGTCTATGCCGCCGCCGACGTGTTCGTGTTTCCGAGCCAGACCGACACCTACGGGCTGGTGCTGCTCGAGGCGCTGGCGAGCGGCGTGCCGGTCGCGGCGTTTCCGGTGACCGGCCCGCGCGACGTGATCGGCGATGCCCCGGTCGGCGTGCTCAGCGACGATCTGCGGCAGGCCTGCCTCGGGGCGCTGAATATCTCGCGCGATGCCTGTCTGGATTTCGCCGCGGACCACACCTGGGCCGCTTCGGCGCGGGCCTTCATCGACAACGTCACCCGGGTCTGGATGATGGATCCCGGTGCGGCGCTGGCCGAATCCGACGCGAAGGCGCGCCGGCTGGTCGCCTGA
- a CDS encoding threonine/serine dehydratase, with amino-acid sequence MMDSVSFPITAADIDAAADVLAPYAVRTPLLTSPALDAATGARVFLKPEMLQRTGSFKFRGAFNKLSSIPQAARGGGVVAFSSGNHAQGVAAAAQILGMRATIVMPADAPASKRERTKGYGAEVVLYDRDREDREAIARGIAGPRGATLVPPYDDAKVIAGQGTVGREIAADLAALGVTPDIVVAPASGGGLVAGIAVAVTTRFPEAAVMSAEPEAFDDHARSIAAGRREPHKAEGRTICDALMASIPGELTFAINQQLLTRGVTASDAEVTKAVALVFRELKLVVEPGGAVALAALLAGRIDARGKTIAIVLSGGNVDADLFAKLIA; translated from the coding sequence ATGATGGATTCAGTCTCGTTCCCGATCACCGCCGCAGATATCGACGCGGCGGCCGATGTGCTCGCGCCCTATGCGGTGCGCACGCCGCTGCTGACCTCGCCGGCGCTCGACGCCGCCACCGGGGCGCGCGTCTTTCTGAAGCCGGAGATGCTGCAGCGGACCGGCTCGTTCAAATTTCGCGGCGCCTTCAACAAGCTGTCGTCGATCCCGCAAGCGGCGCGCGGCGGCGGCGTGGTGGCGTTCTCGTCCGGCAATCACGCCCAGGGCGTCGCCGCGGCGGCGCAGATCCTCGGCATGCGCGCCACCATCGTGATGCCGGCCGATGCGCCGGCCTCGAAGCGTGAGCGCACCAAGGGCTACGGCGCCGAGGTGGTGCTGTACGATCGCGACCGCGAGGATCGCGAGGCGATCGCGCGCGGCATCGCCGGCCCCCGCGGCGCGACGCTGGTGCCGCCTTATGACGATGCCAAGGTGATCGCGGGGCAGGGCACCGTCGGCCGCGAGATTGCCGCCGATCTCGCCGCGCTCGGCGTCACGCCGGATATCGTCGTCGCGCCGGCCTCCGGCGGCGGGCTGGTCGCCGGCATTGCCGTCGCGGTGACGACGCGCTTCCCGGAAGCGGCGGTGATGTCGGCGGAGCCGGAGGCGTTCGACGACCATGCCCGCTCCATCGCCGCCGGCCGCCGTGAGCCGCACAAGGCCGAAGGCCGCACCATCTGCGACGCGCTGATGGCGTCGATCCCAGGCGAACTCACCTTCGCGATCAATCAGCAGCTTCTGACGCGCGGCGTCACCGCCTCCGATGCCGAGGTGACCAAGGCGGTGGCCTTGGTGTTTCGCGAGCTGAAGCTGGTGGTCGAGCCCGGCGGCGCGGTGGCGCTGGCGGCACTGCTGGCAGGCCGCATCGATGCGCGCGGCAAGACCATCGCGATCGTACTGTCGGGCGGCAATGTCGACGCCGATCTGTTCGCGAAGCTGATCGCTTAG
- a CDS encoding MFS transporter, producing MSPESQIPTRTRAPKRFAIGLAVFYATVFGVVGTYLPFFTVWLKAIGIEPFWIGVIVAMPAITRFTVLPFITAEAERRHALRPALVITAIVTTLGFVCLGVLRGPLAILAVFVVTACAWTPMVPLTDGYALKAVRRFGLNYGPLRLWGSAAFVVGAVVSGVLADIIAPEHLIWVIAASAGLGVIAAFGLQPLDAPGAHPAPPARRVALLRNPAFLAIIIAGGLIQGSHAAYYAFGSIVWQGAGYSGMTIASLWILGVLAEIVVFALSPRITLSPALMMLGGALGAVLRWLITAQDPPLAVLLPVQLLHGLSFGLTQLGTMGLLVRHAPGHLIARAQGYYAACSGLAMSSAAMLSGLLFARWGLAVYDLMAAVALIGAVVVVAMRRRLDTHDQPHNEGSGG from the coding sequence ATGTCTCCCGAATCACAAATCCCCACCAGAACAAGGGCTCCGAAGCGATTCGCGATCGGGCTCGCGGTATTCTATGCGACGGTGTTCGGCGTCGTCGGGACCTATCTGCCCTTCTTCACCGTATGGCTGAAAGCGATCGGGATCGAGCCCTTCTGGATCGGCGTGATCGTGGCGATGCCGGCGATCACCCGCTTCACGGTGCTGCCGTTCATCACCGCGGAGGCGGAGCGGCGCCACGCGCTGCGACCGGCACTTGTTATCACAGCCATCGTCACCACGCTCGGCTTTGTCTGCCTCGGGGTGCTACGAGGCCCGCTGGCGATTCTCGCGGTGTTCGTGGTCACCGCCTGTGCCTGGACGCCGATGGTGCCGCTGACCGACGGCTACGCGCTGAAGGCGGTGAGGCGGTTCGGCCTGAACTACGGGCCGCTGCGATTGTGGGGCTCCGCCGCCTTCGTCGTCGGGGCGGTGGTGAGCGGCGTGCTGGCCGACATCATCGCACCCGAGCATCTGATCTGGGTGATCGCGGCCTCCGCCGGACTCGGCGTGATCGCCGCCTTCGGATTGCAGCCGCTCGACGCCCCGGGCGCGCACCCGGCGCCGCCCGCGCGCCGGGTGGCGTTGCTGCGCAACCCGGCCTTTCTGGCGATCATCATTGCCGGCGGGCTGATCCAGGGCAGCCATGCGGCGTACTACGCGTTCGGCTCGATCGTCTGGCAGGGGGCGGGCTACAGCGGCATGACGATCGCGAGCCTGTGGATCCTCGGCGTGCTCGCCGAGATCGTGGTGTTCGCGCTGTCGCCGCGCATCACGCTGTCGCCGGCGCTGATGATGCTGGGCGGCGCGCTCGGTGCCGTGCTGCGCTGGCTGATCACCGCGCAGGATCCGCCGCTCGCCGTTCTCCTCCCGGTGCAGTTGCTGCACGGGTTGAGCTTCGGGCTGACGCAACTCGGCACCATGGGGCTGCTGGTGCGCCACGCCCCGGGTCATCTCATCGCCCGGGCGCAGGGCTACTACGCGGCCTGTTCAGGTCTGGCGATGAGCAGCGCCGCGATGCTCTCCGGCCTGCTGTTCGCGCGCTGGGGCCTCGCCGTCTACGATCTGATGGCGGCGGTGGCGCTGATCGGCGCGGTGGTGGTCGTTGCGATGCGTCGCCGCCTCGACACGCACGATCAGCCCCACAACGAGGGCTCCGGCGGATAG
- the dgcA gene encoding N-acetyl-D-Glu racemase DgcA produces the protein MTSINPTQLTARIEHWPIAGAFTISRGAKTEAVVVTAEIRRNGQAGRGECVPYARYGETPETTVAAIEAMRAPLRQGLDRAGLQSAMPPGAARNALDCALLDLEAGLSGRRAWELLGSAAPQPATTAYTISLGTPEAMAEATAKAAARPLLKIKLGGDGDDARIAAVRRAAPRAELIVDANEAWTPDNLARNLAACAGAGVTLVEQPLPAGRDEALAQIRRPIAVCADESVHARASLDALRGRYDAVNIKLDKTGGVTEAMAMAEAARALGLDIMVGCMVATSLSMAPAMLLTPHARFVDLDGPLLLAKDRDDGLRYDGSIVYPPEPSLWG, from the coding sequence ATGACGTCCATCAATCCGACCCAATTGACTGCACGCATCGAGCATTGGCCGATCGCCGGAGCCTTCACCATCAGCCGCGGCGCCAAGACCGAAGCGGTGGTCGTGACGGCCGAGATCAGGCGTAACGGACAAGCCGGCCGCGGCGAATGCGTTCCTTACGCCCGCTACGGCGAGACGCCGGAGACCACCGTCGCCGCGATCGAGGCGATGCGCGCGCCGCTGCGTCAGGGGCTCGACCGCGCCGGCCTGCAATCGGCGATGCCGCCGGGCGCGGCGCGCAATGCGCTGGATTGCGCGCTGCTCGACCTCGAGGCCGGGCTGAGCGGACGCCGCGCCTGGGAGCTGCTCGGCAGCGCCGCGCCGCAACCGGCGACCACCGCCTACACCATTTCGCTGGGCACGCCGGAGGCGATGGCGGAGGCGACCGCGAAAGCCGCCGCCCGCCCGCTGCTGAAGATCAAGCTCGGCGGCGACGGCGACGATGCCCGGATCGCCGCGGTCCGCCGCGCCGCGCCGCGAGCCGAACTGATCGTCGACGCCAACGAGGCCTGGACGCCGGACAATCTCGCCCGCAACCTCGCCGCCTGCGCCGGCGCCGGCGTGACGCTGGTGGAGCAGCCGCTGCCGGCCGGGCGCGACGAGGCGCTGGCGCAAATCCGCCGGCCGATCGCGGTCTGCGCCGACGAGAGCGTCCACGCCCGCGCCTCGCTGGATGCCCTGCGCGGCCGCTACGACGCCGTCAACATCAAGCTCGACAAGACCGGCGGCGTCACCGAGGCGATGGCGATGGCGGAGGCGGCGCGCGCGCTCGGCCTCGACATCATGGTCGGCTGCATGGTCGCGACCTCGCTGTCGATGGCGCCGGCGATGCTGCTGACGCCGCACGCCCGCTTCGTCGATCTCGACGGCCCGCTGCTGCTGGCGAAGGATCGCGACGACGGCCTGCGCTACGACGGCAGCATCGTCTATCCGCCGGAGCCCTCGTTGTGGGGCTGA
- a CDS encoding ABC transporter permease has translation MAQQLALDGGPTLERIARGDGLALCAAGSWTAKFAPVLERIVADAEQLTGTRPNIFIDVSEVVRLDTFGAWLIERLRRNLAQDGIEAKIAGLSANYASLVDEVRQVEPVPADTSRGGGLRAPIEKLGRTMFAFGDDIVALISMLGAVLAGVLRAILHPSTFRLASTVHHLEQVCWRAVPIVVLITFLIGCIIAQQGIFHFRRFGADVFVVDMLGVLVLREIGVLLVAIMVAGRSGSAYTAELGSMKMREEIDALRTMGFDPIDVLIVPRLLALLLAMPILTFLGAMAALYGGGLVAWLYGGVDPEAFLLRLRDAISINHFTVGMIKAPVMALVIGIVACVEGLAVRGSAESLGQHTTASVVKGIFFVIVMDGVFAIFFASIGI, from the coding sequence ATGGCACAGCAACTGGCATTGGACGGTGGTCCGACGCTCGAACGGATCGCGCGGGGTGACGGGCTGGCGCTGTGCGCCGCCGGTTCCTGGACGGCGAAGTTCGCCCCCGTGCTGGAGCGCATCGTCGCAGACGCCGAGCAACTGACCGGCACGCGGCCGAACATCTTCATCGATGTTTCCGAAGTTGTCCGGCTGGACACGTTCGGCGCCTGGCTGATCGAGCGGCTGCGCCGCAACCTCGCCCAGGACGGCATCGAGGCGAAGATCGCCGGTCTGTCGGCGAACTATGCGAGCCTGGTCGACGAGGTCCGCCAGGTCGAGCCGGTCCCAGCGGATACGTCGCGGGGAGGCGGGCTGCGGGCGCCGATCGAGAAGCTCGGCCGCACCATGTTCGCGTTCGGCGACGATATCGTGGCGCTGATCAGCATGCTCGGCGCGGTGCTGGCCGGGGTGCTGCGGGCGATCCTGCATCCCTCGACCTTCCGGCTGGCGTCGACGGTGCATCATCTCGAGCAGGTGTGCTGGCGTGCGGTGCCGATCGTGGTGCTGATCACCTTCCTGATCGGCTGCATCATCGCGCAGCAGGGCATCTTCCATTTCCGAAGGTTCGGCGCCGACGTGTTCGTGGTCGACATGCTCGGCGTGCTGGTGCTGCGCGAGATCGGCGTGCTGCTGGTGGCGATCATGGTCGCGGGCCGCTCCGGCAGCGCCTACACCGCGGAACTCGGCTCGATGAAGATGCGCGAGGAGATCGACGCTCTGCGCACCATGGGGTTCGATCCGATCGACGTGCTGATCGTGCCGCGGCTGCTCGCGCTGCTGCTGGCGATGCCGATCCTGACGTTTCTCGGCGCGATGGCCGCGCTGTATGGCGGCGGGCTGGTGGCGTGGCTGTACGGCGGCGTCGATCCGGAGGCGTTCCTGCTGCGGCTGCGCGACGCGATCTCGATCAATCATTTCACCGTCGGCATGATCAAGGCGCCGGTGATGGCGCTGGTGATCGGCATCGTCGCCTGCGTCGAGGGGCTGGCGGTGCGCGGCAGCGCCGAGTCGCTCGGCCAGCACACCACGGCCTCGGTGGTGAAGGGGATCTTCTTCGTGATCGTGATGGACGGCGTGTTCGCGATCTTCTTCGCCTCGATCGGAATCTGA